Within Triticum dicoccoides isolate Atlit2015 ecotype Zavitan chromosome 1B, WEW_v2.0, whole genome shotgun sequence, the genomic segment tctggTCATTCTgtgaacttttatttatgcacaaaaataacaccatggcagttctgctgaaaatagcgtcagtccgggtcagttccattcaaatgatgcaagttagagtttaaaacaagggcaaaagtgtttggaaaagtagatacgacggagacgtatcaggtagcggtactacctcaaagggtggcggtactactgcttgcgagcgataCTAAAAGAATACAtctgtgcctaccaccgctggacttgtgacgagtttttggtccggagcggtactaccgctgtattagccgcagtagtaccgctctagagcggtagtaaaaaattagatCCGCTCctgtccacggtagtaccgctccagccttttcagaacaccaaaacagccacaacttctgcaaacggactcagaattcaatgaaaccaagtttgttggaaagctagcaacaagggttaacacaatcttgatagaactaACAATGAGAaggaaattagaaaaggcccaagagaaaatggtgagaacccttcctcgaaaaagactggtaaaacctccaacaccgaaaacgcgaTAGAAGAAGCATAAGAAATCCATTTTCAATGTACTAGAGCTTGTCACGAAGATAAACACAAGCTCCAAAACCTCAAAGGAAAATATaaataagaatcaagaaagatgatgcaaggatgcaatggtttgagctctcgacaaaTGATACGATcacgctactcacttgagagccccccttgatagtacggctatcgatcctataacccggtctccaaactatcaccatgtGACCcataaaatataaaacctatcaagggaaaacctttgccttgcacgaagtccacttgagctagatgatgacgatcttgactccctcaagttggaccacctttcttgattgcgttgggtcgatgaagactagatgattgctcccccatactccactatgggtgagccactcttcggcacatcttcacaagtccattgacaccagaaTGGACGGCAAgcatcaagcacttgatctcttcatgatgctccacttgaacttgcgcacggcaatcttgatgacgatcaccacttgatgccatcctctccattggttgagtgatatcttcctcttgatgcaagcccatgaacacgtacctaaccccacatagaactctcacatagaccatgggttagtacacaaagcacaatggacaatgcttaccataccatgagatcacttgatcccactcgtTGTATCTTCTACGCTTTTGtgatgatcaacttgaatcactctctgtacttagtcttgatcaaccttgactctttccaactctatgaccaatctttggataattccttaataccaccttggtcaactcataaactccttgaaaccaacacatgtacttcaagaaatgcctatggacaaatccttcaaatataacttaatgcaaccattagtccataaagaATGTCACCAATTACCAAAATCACACATGGGGGCACTGCATGTCCTTTCACTTTGCATTCTAATAGCCTTTTCAGAGGCGTTTAGCCCACTTTCAGATGTGCTTTGTACGTATAAATAGCTCCAGGTGTCCGGACTCCAAAAGATGCAGCAACGTCACATCAAATCCTGTGATTAAAGCAGGTTTTGGTGGAATGGCTGGGAACTTTATCCCCAGCGTATGGCATAAGTGCCACGTTGGAGATGGTCTAACTCCCTTCTAGTGAGCGTCTTGCTCACTTCGCCGATAGGAGAGGTGTTGGGCCAAGCCCATGAAGAAGGGCTCGTTGTTACCGCCTATAGCTACATGCATGTACATTTTGctgggttttttttgcttttttttttcaTGGACTTTTTTATATATTTCACAAATGTTCTACAAGCTatatatttgcaaaaaaaaaaaaatctacaATGTATGAAAAGTTGCTCAACTTCTATAAGAACATGGTCATCATCTACTAAgcgaatgttcatcatgtatttcatagaaaaaaaatgttttatcGTGTGTTAAAAATGTCCAAGCGTGCAATAAGGAAATATTCATCACATATTTTTTTGTATTCATAGTGTAATTATATAATGattatcatgtactccctctgtaaactaatataagacattTAAGGTCTCtattttacagagggagtattaaagtttattcatcatgtatttaaaaCATGTTTGTATCACTAAAAGAAGTGTCGACACATTTAAAAATCTCCATGTAATTTTAAAAGGTGTTCATgcctttctaataatttttcatgtaTTATATAGAAACTGTTCACACATTTAAAAAACATATTCACATATTTTCAtatagaaaaaggaaaaagaagtgTTCACACATTTTAAAAACCTTGATTTGAGGGAAAATAATTGTTGATTTATATTGTAGAAATATTCTGTAATTTTCAAGAAGTGTTCACACAGTTAAAATACTTCTTGAATTTTTAAGAAGTGTTTCAACATTTTCTTTAATTTTTTTGGTTACAATAGAAAAATTCAAAATTAATAAAAGGgaacaaaaaagagagagaaaactcgaaaatagaaaataaaaataaatgatgaACGGCCGGATGGGTTGGAAAGGAAAACCCATACGAGATGGCTTGCGGGTGACGAAGCGTTACCGTTTACAGGTACATGCTATGCTTTCTACATTTTCCTGGTTAGTTACTCATTGTTCTTTCATTCAccctttttgtatatattgttgaaATGTTCTACAAACTATATATTTGTAAAATATTTTTTAGAATGTATTAGAAATTGTTCAACTAGTACTAAAATAATGGTCATCATGTACTAGGGAAATTTTCATAGTGTATTTCATAAAAATGTTTTATCATTTATTAAAAATGTTCAAGCATGCATTAAAAAAATATTCATCACATTTTTATTTGTTCATAGTACAATTAGAAAAAAGGTTTGACATGTATTATTTTTTATTCATCATGTACTTAAAAATGTTTCTATAATTAAAAGAAGTATCCTCACATTTAGAAATCTTCATGTAATTTAAAAAGTGTTCATGCCTTTGAAATAATTTTTCATGTATTCATAAAAAAAAAATtcacacatttaaaaaaatattcatataTTTTCATATAGAAAAGGGGAAAAGAAGTGTTCACACATTTGAAAAACCTTGATTTGATGGGAAAAAGTATTGATGTATATTATAGAAATATTCATGTAATTTTGAGGAAGTGTTCACACAGTTAAaaaatttcttgaaattttaaggAGTGTTTGAACATTTTCTTTAAATCTTGTATTTGTTAcaatagaaaataaaaaataattaaaagGGAACAAAAAGGAGAGAAAAcacgaaaataaaaaataaaaataaatgatgaACGGCTCGATAGGTCGGAAAGAAAAACCTGAATTAGTTTTGTTTTTGACGGAAAAAACCTGTACGAGTTGGCTTGCGCGTGACGAAGAGATTTCAAAGTGAGCTGTCCCTGCGACTGAGAGTCACCCGCGTAAACGCGACGCGTACGAAATCTGTCTGAATCCCGCGCCAAGTCGGAAACGCGCGCTGGCGCTGCCCATAAAACAGCCTCGATCCTCCTCATCCTCGATCCTTATCCTCCTCAATCCTCATCCTCGATCGCTCCTCTCATCCACCTCGATCTCCTCTGCTCCCGACGCACACGAATCCCCGCCCTTCTGCCCTGATCTGCTCTCGGCGCGCGTTCTAAGCTCAGATCATGCCGACGGCCATCCGCAAGCGCCCGGCGGCGGGACAAGAACCGCGCGTCCATGGCGGCAAGAAGCCCCGATACGCGTTCGGGAGCATCACCGACTACGAGAAGCTTGAGGTGCTCGGAGAAGGCACCTACGGCGAGGTGTTCAAGGCGCGCGACCGCCGCACCGGCAAGAAGGTCGCCGTGAAGTGGGTCCGCGGCAACGGGGCCGGCGGACACGGCCCGCCCGACATCCGCGCGATCACCCGCGAGGCCGGCTGCCTCGGCGCGTGCCGGGGTCACGAGTCGATTATCGAGATCTTGGATGTGGCGACGGATGCCGAGACAGGGGACGTGTTCCTCGTCATGGAGCTCGTTGCCGACGGCCGCACCCTCCGCGAGTCGCTCTGGAGGCCTGTATCCGAGGACGTGACCCGCGTGATGATGGAGCAGCTCCTGGATGCGGCAAAGAAGATACATGGAGCCGGCCTCATCCATCGGGACTTCAAGCCGGAGAACGTCATGGTCGGCTTCTTCGGCGGGCTCAAGGTCGGTGACTTTGGGTCGGCGATTCGGGCGAAGCCGGCCGGAGTGCCCTATGAGGAGTGCTGTGTCGGCACCCTGATTTACACATCGCCGGAGCAGCTGGAAGGCAACCGGTACTACGGCCAGGCCGTGGACATGTGGGCGCTTGGGTGCATCATGGCGGAGATGTTGGCCGGCGGGACCCTCTTCGTGGCGGAGACAGAGGAGGAGCTGCTTGCCGAGATCTACAAGCTGCGAGACCAGATCACTTCTACGGGGAAGCTGGATTTGGAGTTCTTGGAGGAGCTTTCAGAAGCCGGGCGTGAGGTCCTGACCGGCCTGCTTGCCTTCAACCCCGACGAGAGGATGACAGCGGCGAAAGCGCTCGAGCACAGGTGGTTCAGCTAGCCCAAGGCAGCAGAGCACCCTGGCTTTGTGACGTTGATGAGTTAATTAGCTTGATCTAGCAACTGATAGATGCAGTGCCACTGAGTTAGCTTAATTACTGTGTTATTATGTACTGTAGTAATTAGTTGCAGGAACCTTAGTTTATGGGTTCCTCGCCATGTAATCTTGTGATTCAGTTACTGTAGCATGGAAATTACATTACATGATGGAGCTAAAGGCCAAGTTTGAACGAACAATGTCTGAATCTGCTAAAGGCCAAGTTTCTGAATAAATCTGGTTGAACTTTCTATAACCGGTCTGAATCTGCTAAGCTTCTGAATCTGGTTGAAAAAATAGATCTTGATGCATGAACTAAATAATGTGAAGCGCAACGAAGAAAAACAAATGTTAAATGTCTCAGACCTAAGAAGGATATTCTACTAGCAAGCTGAATTTCATCGATTCAGAGCAACGCACATGAAATCTGCACAACAGTAAACACGCAATCAAGTTTTTCTATAACCAGTGAAAACTTAAATTCTCTACTGTGAACTGTGAACAGTTTGATCTGTTGCTATAGATAATTCTTGGAAGCCTACtgttgacgctggaacgcgtcacacgaacacATCGATGTGTACCCGCGGCGTCGAGGGAGATGttccgcaactcacaccgcgggaggctgacttccagcgcgatacgcaagacagcaagccggcgcttttgggacccgaaaccccacacgcccgggagggaccccgtctgggcgcgcggcggctatgggctgccctaggtcgacctgatcgcctctagggcctcgaggttcgccgccctgcaatgaagaagaacgaacaaagaacaaggaagaagaagaactagggttaagaagaaaaataaaagataaaaagtggtagattgattgatcgattgtgtgttgttcaatcggccatcacccctcaggtatataagacgcggatggacttcccgtgtaaggaaaaggcttggattcacgtccaaaaccctagtcaaattcggattggttttgtccgaactttccaaaattgttcggtttaaactggctgcaccttgcgggtaacatttgaggtggtaaacgacctcggatgaaaatgagcccaaaagcaatcttgaccgtttcgacgaggcgagcaacttttatgttgaacgttttttgattagagttcatcttgagggtcaaatcgctcgtgcaaCACAGGCTGTTATTcgtgctacccatcagacagggtgtctggtggggcgcgccacttttGCCTCGTGATAGTGCTGTATttggatggctctaacttttgcatacaaactcggattggaacgatttttatatctaaatcgatcgtttcgacgagacgaagacaatccatgtagatcatttttccatacgaggcagccttgggggcgtaatgtgccgaatagtgttctgaatacaaaatct encodes:
- the LOC119303327 gene encoding putative cyclin-dependent kinase F-2, which translates into the protein MPTAIRKRPAAGQEPRVHGGKKPRYAFGSITDYEKLEVLGEGTYGEVFKARDRRTGKKVAVKWVRGNGAGGHGPPDIRAITREAGCLGACRGHESIIEILDVATDAETGDVFLVMELVADGRTLRESLWRPVSEDVTRVMMEQLLDAAKKIHGAGLIHRDFKPENVMVGFFGGLKVGDFGSAIRAKPAGVPYEECCVGTLIYTSPEQLEGNRYYGQAVDMWALGCIMAEMLAGGTLFVAETEEELLAEIYKLRDQITSTGKLDLEFLEELSEAGREVLTGLLAFNPDERMTAAKALEHRWFS